DNA from Fibrobacter sp. UWB15:
GCCAATACCCAGTTCCCCATGCGAATAATAAGCGGGCCGCCTTTGCAGGTGGTGATGGAACTCGGTAAGGGAAATGCTGTAGAACTAGCCGAAAAAGCCCTTAAGGAATTCCGGGCCTTTGCGGTAATTAAAGCGGATTCAGTGGTGACCGCTTCACGGACGAATTAAGTGTTCTGTTTCTTTTAAATGCTCGATGAGCACTTCTGCGATTCTGTCTGCAGATTCGTTCTTGAGCATGTTTGCGGCGGCAAAAGTTTCGTCGGCATCGGTTTCGAAACGAATCTGTTCCGCAGGAATCTGCGGAATGGCTGCAAGGGTCGATTTCTTGTGGAATGAATCGAGGTGCAGCGAGAAAATGGGATTCATCTTCTGGGCTGCCTGTACGATGGAATTGTCGCCGCCGAATCGGTGGAATACGATGTGGGCAGGGGCGTGACCGCGTTTGGGTTTGCCGGGATAGTCGCATTCTTTTAGAATTCGCAGAATGCGTCCGTAGTCTCCTACGCAATGAATATGCAAGTCGCGATGGAGGTCGCGCGCAAGGCTTACTTGGCGTTTAAAAGCTTGTTCTTGAAGT
Protein-coding regions in this window:
- a CDS encoding TatD family hydrolase, with the translated sequence MFDFHLHLVRLPQPATLARVLLKKGLRYNAIACEPWEWEILQKMETSLFESSTRNYGVHPMAAANVTEADWERLESLLSNYPEAGVGECGLDKRYDGYSEGGLQEQAFKRQVSLARDLHRDLHIHCVGDYGRILRILKECDYPGKPKRGHAPAHIVFHRFGGDNSIVQAAQKMNPIFSLHLDSFHKKSTLAAIPQIPAEQIRFETDADETFAAANMLKNESADRIAEVLIEHLKETEHLIRP